In Methanobrevibacter sp., the genomic stretch TGCTTTTGCTTCTTCAGCACTGCTGATTCCAACTTTTACACCTCCGATATCGGATTTGTGTAAAATTTTGTCGGATGCGATTTTAAGCACAACAGGGAATTCCATTTCCTCAGCAAGCTCAGCCGCTTCATCAGCACTGGTTGACAATTTGATTGGTGCTGCAGAAATCCCATAAGCTTCTGCTACTGCATATGCCTCACTACCAAGCAAGGTGTCTCTGCCGTCTGCTTTAACTTTATCGAATATTGCTTTAACTGCGTCCTTATCGACATTATCAATTTTTTCAATAACGTCATCGTAATTTTTATCTTTAAGGCCTGCAAATTTAACCATTGCTTCAAGTGCAGTTACAGCAGTTTCAGGGAATACATAAGTTGGCACACCATTTTCTCTTAAAGCATCGTTTGCAGCTTCAAATGATGGTCCTCCCATGTTAACAACAATCACTGGTTTGTCGAATTTCTTTTTCTCTTCTAAGATTGCATTAGCAATTCCGTCAGGGTCTGCTGATGCGGTTGGACAAACCATTACGATTAAACTGTCAACATCTTCATAACCTAAAACAAGTTCTAGGGATTCTTTGTATCTGCTTACCGGTGCATCTCCTAATACGTCAATAGGATTTTTTGCACTTCCTTCATCAGTAACGCATTCCTGTAATTTGGCGGTTGTTTCCTCATCAAACTGAACGAGTTCCAATCCGGCTTTTTCCATTGCGTCAACAGTAAGTACTCCTCCACCACCTGCGTTTGTGATGATGGCCACTCTGTCTCCTTTTGGAAGAGGTGCTTTTGAGAATGCTAAACCTAAGTCGAATAATTCTGCCATGGTTTCTACACGCATGATTCCTGATTGACGGAATGCTGTATCGAATGCAAGGTCACTTCCTGCCAATGCTCCTGTATGTGAGGATGCTGCAGCTGCTCCTGCAGAACTGGAACCTGATTTGAGCACAATTATCGGTTTTTTATGAGCTGTTTCTCTCATGGTTCTTACAAAGTCATCATCGTCAGAAATGGATTCAAGATAACATATAATTACATTGGTTTCATCATCTTCAGCTAAGTATTGCAGTAATTCAATTTCAGTTACTCCAGCTTTGTTACCTAAACTGATAACTTTACTGAATCCGATTCCTGAAGTTACGCTCCAATCGATGATAGCTACCATCATAGCTCCACTTTGGGAGATGAATGCCATATTTCCGGTAGGTGGCATCATTTGTGAAAATGATCCGTTTAATGGAGTGTGTGAATCGGTTATTCCTAAACTGTTTGGTCCAATAATGTTAATACCGAATTCTTCACCAAGTGCAGTTAATTCCGCTTCAAGTTTAGCTCCTTCTTCGCCAACTTCCTTAAATCCAGCAGTAATAACTACCATGTTTTCAATACCCACTTCTCCACATTCTTTAACTGCAGTATTTACGAATGGGGATGGAATAGTAATGATTACTAAATCTACTTTTCCAGGCACATCTTTTATATTTGCATAAGCTTGTTTTCCGAGAATTTCTCCACCTTTTGGGTTTACAGGATAAATTTCGCCTTCAAATCCATCATTGATGAGATTATCAACGATGATGTATCCTACTTTTCCAGGGGTATTGGATGCTCCAATAACCGCTACAGATTCAGGTTTAAACATCTTAGTGAGATCTTTCATAAGTTTTTCTCCTGTTGTTTTTATATTATTCATGTTAATTTATAATGATAAATAATTAACATTTAATATAATTATATTTATTGTTATATTGTTATTTAAATATATTGTTTAAAAATTCAATAAATTGTTTTTAATTAGTTTAAGCAAGTTTTAATAGTTTTTAATATTTTTTATAATTCTAAATTACTTATTTTGTTAAACTTTATAATGTAGGATAATTATAATTATATATAAATAATAAATTATTGATATTTTAATAATT encodes the following:
- the acs gene encoding acetate--CoA ligase alpha subunit, with product MKDLTKMFKPESVAVIGASNTPGKVGYIIVDNLINDGFEGEIYPVNPKGGEILGKQAYANIKDVPGKVDLVIITIPSPFVNTAVKECGEVGIENMVVITAGFKEVGEEGAKLEAELTALGEEFGINIIGPNSLGITDSHTPLNGSFSQMMPPTGNMAFISQSGAMMVAIIDWSVTSGIGFSKVISLGNKAGVTEIELLQYLAEDDETNVIICYLESISDDDDFVRTMRETAHKKPIIVLKSGSSSAGAAAASSHTGALAGSDLAFDTAFRQSGIMRVETMAELFDLGLAFSKAPLPKGDRVAIITNAGGGGVLTVDAMEKAGLELVQFDEETTAKLQECVTDEGSAKNPIDVLGDAPVSRYKESLELVLGYEDVDSLIVMVCPTASADPDGIANAILEEKKKFDKPVIVVNMGGPSFEAANDALRENGVPTYVFPETAVTALEAMVKFAGLKDKNYDDVIEKIDNVDKDAVKAIFDKVKADGRDTLLGSEAYAVAEAYGISAAPIKLSTSADEAAELAEEMEFPVVLKIASDKILHKSDIGGVKVGISSAEEAKATYDEIIANAKAAHPDIVPDGVEVQKMMDSGEEVIVGMIRDKQFGPMIAFGMGGIYVNLIEDVSFNLAKGMSSEEIEEQIESTKVSKLLEGYRGEAPCDVEEVKEAIKRVARLTLDFPEISELDINPIFVYEEGSSALDIKIKL